One segment of Anatilimnocola aggregata DNA contains the following:
- a CDS encoding YceI family protein: MRIVFGLLAALGLMLGLASVTIAAEAVPLNKGVATISAANSKITFVGTHSGDKPDPRVGGFAKFTGQVKVDPTTKSLTGITAEIDTSSLFTPIPKLTDHLKNPDFFEVREYPTAKFESTKVTPGKAGTATVTGKLTLHGVTKEISFPATTAVTAEGVTLTSEFAIQRSEFGMTYGAGKVDDKVSLTVVVGEKTVAQ; the protein is encoded by the coding sequence ATGCGAATCGTATTTGGTTTGTTGGCGGCCCTGGGATTGATGTTGGGCCTGGCGAGCGTGACGATCGCTGCGGAAGCAGTCCCTCTGAATAAGGGCGTGGCGACCATTTCGGCAGCGAATTCGAAGATTACGTTTGTCGGTACGCACTCGGGCGATAAGCCCGACCCACGAGTTGGTGGCTTTGCCAAATTCACCGGGCAGGTGAAGGTCGATCCAACGACCAAGAGCTTGACCGGCATCACGGCCGAGATCGATACCAGTTCGCTCTTCACGCCCATTCCTAAGCTGACCGATCACCTGAAGAACCCCGACTTTTTCGAAGTGCGCGAGTATCCCACGGCCAAGTTCGAATCGACCAAGGTCACACCCGGCAAAGCGGGCACGGCCACGGTCACCGGTAAGTTGACGCTCCACGGCGTGACCAAAGAAATCAGCTTTCCTGCGACCACTGCGGTGACTGCAGAAGGCGTAACGCTGACGAGTGAATTCGCCATTCAGCGGAGCGAGTTCGGCATGACCTATGGTGCTGGCAAAGTCGACGACAAGGTCTCGCTGACGGTCGTCGTGGGCGAGAAGACAGTTGCTCAGTAA